From a single Paramisgurnus dabryanus chromosome 17, PD_genome_1.1, whole genome shotgun sequence genomic region:
- the xkr5b gene encoding XK-related protein 5b — protein sequence MQNQKGRVIMWSHICLYSFSGVIILLEKVALVLCFIHYLWVGKELLAWLTLALCLPATAVQLLSLKWYITDTEKSKPSIIFVHCLHLGIYHRLWKCMKSRGGQVESDTLLMQQADLSALCLIESLSLSLPQSLLQTYSLFTLNTGFLTPVALCVGLSLLNVSWFLVLYSRSCLLLRPGHLHMTPAAMLCQLIWRGGMLGARVASLMFFCSVFHWWTCGVMGFHWLIMAFWLVSQQTDICVNWSSWRLFNVILGAVHIFLFLNIKDGPSRYRMVGFYLLMLLENTFLILLASDSLSKPSWNSLSIPVAVLCSFFIGVIFVILYFRFLHPKSTEILQSIRFQMSLTAIDRTASDLQCKESTLESCKQSHGTFSVTGYTPDEDAGACCTQPLGGCGHHHHMLFYLALKNGTPSKINRLYGGLSGLPGNDNVLDARSELKRCNQLSLDIKEQCESLPDHAEDAERVERLRQSPDGESKMLKDAVYNTCPVDGSSTVYFSADPHSAYSLDDATLDKESMTIISPIVNKAAPHLTAKELLNRNPCYTSTPIPDLKTMHNTSPRLGGARRQVHF from the exons ATGCAAAACCAGAAGGGACGAGTGATCATGTGGAGTCACATCTGCTTGTACTCTTTTTCAGGAGTCATTATTTTACTAGAGAAAGTGGCAC TTGTCCTGTGCTTCATTCATTACCTCTGGGTGGGGAAAGAGCTGCTGGCTTGGCTGACACTGGCTCTATGTTTGCCTGCCACTGCCGTCCAGCTGCTTAGTCTGAAGTGGTACATCACTGATACAGAAAAAAGCAAGCCTTCAATCATCTTTGTGCACTGCCTGCACCTGGGGATCTATCACAG GTTATGGAAGTGCATGAAGTCTCGGGGAGGGCAGGTTGAGTCTGATACATTGCTAATGCAGCAAGCAGATTTGTCTGCTCTGTGTTTGATCGAATCCTTGTCACTCAGCTTGCCTCAAAGTCTACTGCAGACCTACAGTTTATTCACCCTTAACACCGGCTTTCTGACACCAG TGGCCCTATGTGTTGGGCTCAGCCTGCTAAATGTGTCGTGGTTCCTGGTATTGTACAGTCGATCATGCTTATTGCTCCGTCCTGGTCACCTGCACATGACTCCTGCTGCTATGCTGTGCCAGCTCATATGGAGAGGTGGCATGCTGGGTGCCAGGGTGGCCAGCCTGATGTTTTTCTGCAGTGTGTTTCATTGGTGGACCTGTGGCGTCATGG GTTTCCACTGGCTCATTATGGCATTCTGGCTAGTGTCCCAGCAGACAGATATCTGTGTTAACTGGAGTTCCTGGCGTCTCTTCAACGTAATCTTAGGGGCTGTACACATTTTCCTATTCCTTAACATTAAAGACGGCCCCTCACGGTACCGGATGGTTGGGTTCTATTTG TTAATGTTGCTGGAGAACACGTTCCTCATTCTTCTGGCTTCAGACTCACTCAGTAAACCTTCATGGAATAGTCTGAGCATTCCTGTGGCGGTGCTATGTAGCTTCTTCATTG GTGTCATTTTTGTTATTCTTTACTTCCGATTTCTTCATCCAAAATCTACCGAGATCCTTCAAAGTATAAGATTTCAAATGAGCCTGACTGCTATTGACAGAACAGCCTCTGATCTACAATGCAAGGAGTCAACACTTGAATCCTGCAAACAGAGTCATGGCACATTTTCAGTTACCGGTTACACTCCAGACGAGGATGCGGGAGCGTGTTGTACTCAACCTTTAGGGGGCTGCGGGCACCATCATCATATGTTATTTTACCTTGCTCTAAAAAATGGCACCCCAAGCAAGATCAACCGCCTCTACGGAGGGCTTTCGGGCTTACCGGGGAATGATAATGTACTTGATGCACGTTCTGAACTGAAGCGTTGTAACCAGCTGTCATTGGACATAAAAGAACAATGTGAAAGTTTACCTGACCATGCAGAGGATGCCGAACGTGTCGAGAGACTGAGACAGTCTCCAGACGGTGAATCCAAGATGCTGAAGGATGCTGTGTATAACACCTGCCCTGTAGATGGCAGCAGTACTGTTTACTTTAGTGCAGATCCACATTCGGCTTATAGTCTTGATGATGCTACTTTAGACAAAGAGAGCATGACTATAATAAGTCCCATCGTGAATAAAGCTGCACCGCACTTAACTGCGAAAGAATTATTAAACAGGAACCCATGCTATACCTCAACTCCAATACCAGACCTTAAAACAATGCACAATACAAGTCCTCGATTAGGAGGAGCTAGGAGACAAGTACATTTTTAA
- the eva1ab gene encoding protein eva-1 homolog A isoform X2, producing the protein MSTKRDRIHWDLLHGCEVFLDGPQHADHPERAALYFVSGVCLGLVLTLIALVVQISCRTDCRTQRAPKKTGKPAESTSDTSDSDSDWDNASDLSARRHRRFERTLGNVFTSAEELERAQRLEERERIIREIWMNGQPDMPGTRSLNRYY; encoded by the exons ATGAGCACAAAAAGGGACAGAATACATTGG GATCTTTTGCATGGCTGTGAAGTTTTCTTAGATGGACCACAACATGCAG atcACCCAGAACGTGCCGCGCTGTATTTTGTATCCGGGGTGTGTTTGGGACTGGTCCTCACTCTCATCGCGTTAGTGGTACAAATCTCTTGTAGAACTGATTGCAGAACACAAAGAGCACCCAAGAAAACGGGAAAACCGGCAGAGAGCACCAGCGATACCAGCGACAGCGATTCAGACTGGGACAATGCCTCTGATCTGTCAGCACGGCGGCACAGACGTTTCGAACGGACGCTTGGTAACGTGTTTACTTCAGCCGAAGAGCTGGAGCGAGCACAACGATTGGAGGAACGTGAGCGAATCATACGAGAGATCTGGATGAACGGACAGCCTGACATGCCTGGCACACGCAGTCTGAACCGCTACTATTGA
- the eva1ab gene encoding protein eva-1 homolog A isoform X1: protein MDDMVTPFLERQAITEEMALVSNALAAYSYIADHPERAALYFVSGVCLGLVLTLIALVVQISCRTDCRTQRAPKKTGKPAESTSDTSDSDSDWDNASDLSARRHRRFERTLGNVFTSAEELERAQRLEERERIIREIWMNGQPDMPGTRSLNRYY from the exons ATGGATGATATGGTTACACCTTTTTTGGAAAGGCAAGCCATTACTGAGGAGATGGCTTTAGTGAGCAATGCACTGGCTGCTTACTCCTACATAGCAG atcACCCAGAACGTGCCGCGCTGTATTTTGTATCCGGGGTGTGTTTGGGACTGGTCCTCACTCTCATCGCGTTAGTGGTACAAATCTCTTGTAGAACTGATTGCAGAACACAAAGAGCACCCAAGAAAACGGGAAAACCGGCAGAGAGCACCAGCGATACCAGCGACAGCGATTCAGACTGGGACAATGCCTCTGATCTGTCAGCACGGCGGCACAGACGTTTCGAACGGACGCTTGGTAACGTGTTTACTTCAGCCGAAGAGCTGGAGCGAGCACAACGATTGGAGGAACGTGAGCGAATCATACGAGAGATCTGGATGAACGGACAGCCTGACATGCCTGGCACACGCAGTCTGAACCGCTACTATTGA